A genome region from Archaeoglobus fulgidus DSM 4304 includes the following:
- a CDS encoding PAS domain-containing protein: MEQLYNILDNLNLITFLITPDFEITYENRKAKEIFGDVVGKKCYEVMHGLTSSPTFCRIIAAQISY; this comes from the coding sequence ATGGAGCAATTATACAACATTCTGGACAACTTAAACCTCATTACCTTCCTAATAACTCCCGATTTTGAGATAACATACGAGAATAGGAAAGCAAAAGAAATTTTTGGAGATGTTGTTGGAAAGAAGTGTTACGAGGTTATGCATGGTCTGACATCATCACCAACCTTCTGCAGAATAATCGCAGCTCAAATAAGCTATTAA
- a CDS encoding heme exporter protein CcmB — protein sequence MRLLELAKKDLRLELKAKSNISLMLLFSLTAAFLFSAAIPKPGELFSPLLLIIFFLTGMLGYSTSFLKEYDSGTIEGLKASPLTPQEIIGGKVVFNLCLMLSVQALIFPICYALFDVEGNFISAFAAFAVCNAALSVSITSLSPLLSHSRAREMLLPVVLFPVIFPLISSTVVIVDNALTGYLDFFRILFVVAYDGIIATLSMITADRVI from the coding sequence ATGAGGTTGCTTGAGCTTGCAAAGAAGGACTTAAGGCTTGAGCTTAAGGCCAAGTCGAACATCAGTTTGATGCTCCTTTTCAGCCTAACAGCGGCATTTCTTTTCAGCGCAGCAATTCCGAAGCCGGGTGAGCTGTTTTCACCTCTCCTCCTCATCATTTTCTTCCTTACCGGAATGCTTGGCTACTCCACCTCCTTTTTAAAAGAGTACGATTCTGGGACGATTGAAGGTCTTAAAGCCTCTCCGCTAACGCCTCAGGAGATAATTGGTGGGAAGGTAGTTTTCAACCTCTGCCTCATGCTTTCCGTTCAGGCATTAATTTTTCCCATCTGTTACGCCCTCTTCGACGTCGAAGGCAACTTTATCTCCGCGTTTGCAGCATTTGCTGTCTGCAACGCTGCTTTGTCCGTCTCAATCACATCCCTCTCCCCCCTCCTTTCCCACTCCAGAGCAAGGGAGATGCTTCTGCCAGTTGTGCTTTTCCCTGTCATCTTCCCGCTGATAAGCTCCACCGTTGTAATCGTTGATAATGCTTTAACAGGATATCTTGACTTCTTCAGAATCCTTTTCGTTGTTGCTTATGACGGAATCATTGCAACACTCTCGATGATTACCGCTGACAGGGTAATTTGA
- a CDS encoding ABC transporter ATP-binding protein — MIEVRNLSKRFGRKLVLKNLNFEVDAGRVAVLGQNGAGKSTLVKMVAGILRPTEGEVKVFGKDPSASPDVRERIGIATHNPMLYGELTVRENLEFYAGIYNSKPKLEELARKFDFLEYLDTKVSELSRGYLQRVSMAKALINDPDLLILDEVTSGLDATVRKKVLEIVGTFQGTLLFTTHNLNEAKVCEAFIVLRDGQLVYNGGSFERALEAINEVA, encoded by the coding sequence ATGATAGAGGTTAGAAATCTCTCGAAGCGATTCGGAAGGAAACTCGTCTTAAAGAACCTCAATTTCGAAGTTGACGCTGGAAGGGTAGCTGTACTTGGACAAAACGGTGCGGGAAAGTCAACTCTGGTTAAAATGGTTGCAGGAATACTAAGGCCAACCGAGGGTGAGGTAAAGGTTTTCGGAAAGGACCCTTCTGCCTCTCCGGATGTGAGGGAGAGGATTGGCATTGCCACTCACAATCCAATGCTCTACGGAGAGCTTACGGTTAGGGAAAATTTAGAATTCTACGCGGGAATATACAACAGTAAACCCAAACTGGAAGAGTTAGCTCGGAAATTCGACTTTTTGGAGTATCTTGACACTAAGGTCAGTGAGCTTTCCAGGGGTTACTTGCAGAGGGTTTCAATGGCTAAAGCCCTAATAAACGACCCGGATTTGCTTATTCTCGACGAGGTGACGTCTGGACTTGATGCGACAGTAAGAAAAAAAGTTCTCGAAATTGTAGGTACTTTCCAAGGGACACTGCTCTTTACAACTCACAATCTTAACGAGGCCAAAGTTTGCGAGGCCTTCATCGTTTTGCGGGATGGACAGCTCGTTTACAATGGAGGTAGCTTTGAAAGAGCTTTGGAGGCCATTAATGAGGTTGCTTGA
- a CDS encoding imidazoleglycerol-phosphate dehydratase has product MKKFSRKTEETEVEVVLGEELKVDTGIAFLDHMLKTLSRHSGIKLRVKAKGDLEHHVIEDVAIALGKALAGVDKKGLERFGDAIVPMDDAVAICGLDFSGRGVLVVEGTFGDGEMREEDFLHFLDTLCRNAGLNVYLSVKGSNSHHKMEAAVKAVAISLKKALTKNGNDYRSAKGVLD; this is encoded by the coding sequence ATGAAAAAGTTTAGCAGGAAAACGGAGGAGACAGAGGTGGAAGTCGTTCTTGGAGAAGAGCTGAAAGTTGATACTGGCATCGCTTTTCTCGACCACATGCTGAAAACGCTTTCAAGGCACTCCGGGATAAAGCTGAGAGTGAAGGCAAAGGGAGACCTTGAGCACCACGTTATAGAGGATGTTGCCATCGCGCTCGGAAAGGCTCTTGCCGGGGTGGATAAAAAGGGTTTGGAGAGGTTTGGAGATGCCATCGTTCCAATGGATGATGCTGTAGCAATCTGCGGTCTCGACTTCAGCGGGAGAGGCGTGCTTGTGGTGGAGGGGACTTTTGGGGATGGTGAGATGAGGGAAGAGGACTTTCTCCACTTCCTCGACACCCTCTGCAGAAATGCTGGCTTGAACGTTTACCTTAGCGTTAAGGGGAGCAATTCCCACCACAAAATGGAGGCTGCGGTTAAGGCAGTTGCTATATCGCTGAAAAAAGCTTTGACAAAAAATGGAAATGATTACAGAAGCGCGAAGGGAGTTCTGGACTGA
- the hisA gene encoding 1-(5-phosphoribosyl)-5-[(5-phosphoribosylamino)methylideneamino]imidazole-4-carboxamide isomerase, protein MFRVIPAIDLKDGKVVRLRQGKEDEVTFEATNPIEVAKQWVEIGAKVLHVIDLSGAFQGRLRHEEIIAEIAKMAEVQVGGGIRDFRVAERLFELGVDRVIFGTIAVERVEELREFAKKWKGRVMVAIDSKKGRVAVKGWKEVVELTPVQLAELYDDLDVSFLYTNIDVEGLVSGIERERIEEVVKSLRNPVYVAGGISSIEDIRFAKRVGAAGVVIGSALYTKKLKFEEAIKVEYEKV, encoded by the coding sequence ATGTTTCGAGTTATTCCCGCCATAGACCTCAAGGATGGGAAGGTTGTAAGGTTGAGGCAGGGTAAAGAGGATGAGGTAACCTTTGAGGCTACCAACCCCATTGAAGTTGCAAAGCAATGGGTTGAGATAGGAGCGAAGGTTTTGCACGTCATTGATTTGAGCGGCGCCTTTCAGGGAAGGCTGAGGCACGAGGAGATTATCGCTGAGATTGCGAAAATGGCAGAGGTGCAGGTTGGTGGGGGAATAAGGGATTTCAGAGTTGCTGAGAGACTTTTTGAGCTTGGTGTGGACAGGGTTATTTTCGGGACGATTGCTGTAGAGAGGGTTGAGGAGCTCAGAGAGTTCGCCAAGAAATGGAAGGGGAGGGTCATGGTTGCCATAGACTCGAAGAAGGGCAGAGTTGCTGTGAAGGGCTGGAAGGAGGTGGTGGAGCTTACACCCGTGCAGCTTGCAGAGCTCTATGATGACCTCGACGTTTCATTCCTCTACACCAACATCGATGTTGAGGGGCTGGTTTCCGGAATAGAGAGGGAAAGAATTGAGGAAGTTGTGAAAAGCCTCAGAAATCCGGTTTACGTCGCGGGAGGGATTAGCAGCATAGAGGACATCAGATTCGCAAAGAGGGTTGGGGCTGCAGGAGTTGTGATTGGCTCGGCTTTGTACACTAAAAAGCTTAAATTTGAGGAAGCAATAAAGGTGGAGTATGAAAAAGTTTAG
- a CDS encoding universal stress protein: MAIVVAVDHSDRTPRVVDFAIEEAKLRGEKLLFVHSLYGGDKTSAKEIEAGERLLDYVVSLAENRGVEAEKHLLVRGKEPEEDIVEFADEVEASMIVIGVRKRRPAGKLLFGSVAQQVILHAKQPVVCIK, translated from the coding sequence ATGGCAATTGTTGTCGCTGTGGACCACTCAGACAGAACACCAAGGGTCGTGGATTTTGCCATTGAGGAGGCGAAATTGAGGGGAGAGAAGCTTCTCTTCGTTCACTCCCTCTACGGTGGGGATAAAACGAGTGCAAAGGAGATTGAAGCAGGCGAGAGGTTGCTGGACTACGTCGTAAGTCTTGCTGAGAACAGGGGTGTTGAGGCCGAGAAGCATCTGCTCGTGAGGGGCAAGGAGCCGGAAGAGGACATAGTGGAGTTTGCTGATGAAGTTGAAGCCTCGATGATTGTGATAGGAGTGAGAAAAAGGAGGCCTGCTGGTAAATTGCTCTTCGGCAGTGTTGCTCAGCAGGTTATACTGCACGCAAAGCAGCCTGTTGTCTGCATCAAATAA
- a CDS encoding TAXI family TRAP transporter solute-binding subunit, translating to MKRLAVVLCLIVIGVFLAGCAAEEKPEGATTPKVEVKPWSWATCDPSCYAYRVVTGIFDAVKDDVPGYEFSVKPYSSTTAAIKGFCNGEAESAYIADLAAKNLYESTGSFEGFVCEQKPVQTFWAYTMETFLVTTKENAENIRSWSDLDGKSVYLTPAGYMNHLNLRRAFAVLGVEPQHTEVDSKFVCKALEEGTIVATGLYTTAGVSLPTWGQELTIACKDKLVVIKMSDEEKQKIMAKYGVKEIDVSKWGIEGTADAVPFYFGFHTSLNTPEDAVYNLLKALEKNSDKLAQVDPGLEPLAKNVAEFQVGGIKSADPSVMPIHPGLAKYLKEKGLWNSEWDQYIAK from the coding sequence ATGAAGAGGTTGGCGGTGGTGCTTTGCCTAATCGTGATTGGAGTTTTTTTAGCCGGCTGTGCTGCAGAGGAGAAGCCTGAGGGAGCAACAACCCCTAAGGTAGAGGTTAAGCCGTGGAGCTGGGCTACCTGTGACCCGTCCTGCTACGCTTACAGAGTAGTAACTGGAATTTTCGATGCGGTGAAGGATGACGTCCCAGGCTACGAGTTTTCTGTTAAACCCTATTCCTCAACAACTGCAGCTATTAAAGGATTCTGCAACGGTGAAGCTGAGAGTGCCTATATTGCTGACCTGGCAGCCAAGAACCTTTATGAGTCAACCGGGTCTTTTGAGGGATTCGTGTGTGAACAAAAGCCCGTTCAGACATTCTGGGCTTACACCATGGAGACTTTCCTCGTCACAACAAAGGAGAACGCTGAGAATATCAGGAGCTGGAGTGACCTTGATGGAAAGTCAGTTTACCTCACCCCTGCGGGATACATGAACCATCTGAACCTCAGAAGAGCCTTCGCCGTTCTCGGAGTGGAGCCGCAGCACACAGAGGTTGACTCAAAGTTCGTCTGCAAGGCCCTCGAAGAGGGAACGATTGTGGCAACAGGTCTTTACACCACAGCCGGAGTCTCTCTGCCCACATGGGGGCAGGAGCTGACCATAGCCTGCAAGGACAAGCTTGTTGTAATCAAAATGAGCGACGAGGAGAAGCAGAAAATCATGGCCAAGTACGGGGTCAAAGAGATTGATGTGAGCAAGTGGGGCATTGAGGGGACTGCAGATGCGGTTCCGTTCTACTTCGGATTCCACACAAGCCTGAATACACCTGAAGATGCGGTTTACAATCTGTTAAAGGCTCTGGAGAAGAATTCAGACAAACTCGCTCAGGTTGACCCAGGACTTGAACCTCTCGCCAAGAACGTTGCGGAGTTCCAGGTTGGAGGAATAAAGTCTGCTGACCCAAGCGTTATGCCCATTCATCCTGGTCTGGCGAAGTATTTGAAGGAAAAGGGGTTGTGGAACAGCGAGTGGGATCAGTACATAGCCAAGTGA
- a CDS encoding TRAP transporter permease — protein sequence MVNSSKFFSYLIFIASLIYFSCAIYYYTTGTMGTMFWVLALVPVAYIIYTLEKLKDGSLYPKLGKFQYAVGFFFIAICVFSAVYLPMNYLDLIYTRVGSFTLTDKLVGVFLFLFVVEYARREHKVLFFLIIFLIIYCMYGDLFPGILKTSRISLERVITSSTIEIKLGMFGTYAQAGVGIIGAFLLLMGIAKGFEIDKALIRTIINALSKRPALIPQSAVIGSMSVAMCTGSGAADSALVGQFTIPAMRRAGFPALYAAATEGAAALGGLIMPPVMAIAAFLMAEFLGVSYFEVVIRGFVLAFIYYFSIILTVYLLTIQYVKPGRIKIDDVLSQLGRVEITDKVYAVIFFLSLILLIVLMGVFWWPEVRAALFTSMLFLIAASVIRVLTAKDLKKGLKELLKGLRGAIEGYPAVVVDILLLLAVLGIIINLFTVSGWLIKISMLLLDLGEESLIILVALSFMLAYFLGFGLPPSAVYIIASVLVVTPFISFDVDKWVAHFFVFLAAAISEFTPPVALIAAVTSRIAETPFVKTAFYTQKWILPIYLLIFAVLTWPELVVQPGLEMLKAFAIVLIACLTITVGSFGKVSRRRALDYSARFGIIALGLVILYGPVKALAPMLALISVVVVFLGFRQTKKISMMEE from the coding sequence ATGGTTAACTCTTCCAAATTTTTTTCCTACCTAATTTTTATCGCGTCTCTCATTTACTTTTCCTGCGCCATTTACTACTACACCACTGGCACAATGGGAACGATGTTCTGGGTTCTCGCCTTGGTGCCGGTGGCGTATATAATCTACACACTTGAAAAGCTGAAGGATGGCAGTCTTTATCCGAAGCTTGGTAAATTTCAGTATGCGGTTGGGTTTTTCTTCATAGCCATATGCGTTTTTTCGGCCGTTTACCTCCCCATGAACTATCTCGACTTGATTTACACGAGAGTTGGTTCTTTCACGCTAACCGATAAGCTTGTTGGTGTTTTCCTATTCCTGTTTGTTGTTGAATACGCGAGGAGGGAGCACAAGGTTTTATTCTTTCTGATAATATTTCTTATCATTTACTGCATGTACGGGGACTTGTTCCCCGGAATTCTGAAAACTTCGAGAATAAGCCTCGAAAGGGTAATCACTTCATCCACAATCGAAATTAAGCTCGGAATGTTCGGCACCTACGCTCAGGCCGGTGTGGGAATAATAGGTGCCTTCCTTCTTCTCATGGGAATTGCAAAGGGCTTCGAAATAGACAAAGCCCTGATCAGGACGATAATAAACGCCCTGAGCAAAAGGCCCGCGCTGATTCCTCAATCAGCCGTGATAGGTTCAATGAGCGTTGCGATGTGTACGGGATCAGGAGCGGCAGATTCAGCTCTGGTAGGGCAGTTCACAATTCCGGCAATGCGCAGGGCTGGATTTCCTGCTCTATATGCAGCAGCAACTGAGGGCGCTGCTGCTCTCGGTGGGCTTATAATGCCACCAGTTATGGCCATAGCAGCCTTTCTCATGGCTGAGTTTCTGGGTGTAAGTTACTTCGAGGTTGTAATCAGGGGATTCGTTCTGGCTTTCATTTACTACTTCTCCATAATACTCACGGTCTACCTCCTCACCATTCAGTACGTGAAGCCGGGCAGGATAAAAATTGACGACGTGCTTTCGCAGCTTGGCAGGGTTGAGATAACGGACAAGGTTTATGCCGTAATATTTTTCCTCAGCCTCATCCTTCTCATTGTTTTGATGGGAGTTTTCTGGTGGCCGGAAGTCAGGGCAGCGCTCTTCACATCGATGCTTTTCCTGATCGCAGCATCGGTGATCAGAGTTTTAACAGCGAAAGACTTAAAGAAGGGTTTGAAAGAGCTGCTTAAAGGATTAAGGGGTGCAATAGAGGGTTATCCTGCAGTAGTAGTCGATATACTGCTACTTCTGGCTGTACTCGGAATTATAATAAACCTCTTCACCGTTAGCGGGTGGTTGATTAAAATCAGCATGCTTCTTCTCGACCTCGGAGAGGAAAGTCTGATCATTCTCGTCGCCCTCAGCTTCATGCTCGCCTACTTTCTGGGATTCGGCCTTCCACCATCGGCAGTTTACATCATAGCCTCCGTGCTCGTTGTAACTCCCTTCATCTCCTTCGATGTGGACAAGTGGGTTGCGCACTTCTTCGTGTTCCTCGCTGCGGCAATATCCGAGTTCACACCCCCGGTAGCGCTGATAGCTGCTGTAACCTCAAGAATTGCCGAAACTCCCTTTGTAAAGACAGCATTCTACACCCAGAAGTGGATTCTGCCAATATACCTGCTGATATTCGCCGTTCTGACGTGGCCGGAGCTCGTTGTTCAGCCCGGATTGGAGATGCTCAAGGCCTTCGCCATTGTACTCATCGCCTGTTTAACAATAACTGTAGGAAGCTTTGGCAAAGTCAGCAGAAGAAGGGCTTTGGACTACTCAGCGAGATTTGGGATAATAGCGCTTGGATTGGTGATACTTTATGGGCCGGTTAAGGCATTGGCTCCAATGCTTGCACTGATTTCTGTTGTTGTGGTTTTCCTGGGTTTCAGACAGACCAAGAAAATATCCATGATGGAGGAATAA
- a CDS encoding CaiB/BaiF CoA transferase family protein, whose product MAFQPFNNLLILELGQAVAGPYIGTLLADLGAEVIHIERPGVGDLARHWIPIRADLSFYFGVVNRNKKSMTLDLKQEKGREIFFRLAEKADVIIENFVPGVVKKLGVDYEAVKKVKPDIIYCHVSGFGQDGPYRDRPAFDQLIQGEAGIISYTGTRETPCKINVPITDLLASMYGAYAVLAALLRREKTGEGMEIDISLFDCAVTMMLNLMNMAIVEGMKDEELRMGTKYFLATPYEPYPAGDGKLVNVVVATEWHWKEFCKAVGLEELLDDPRFATNQQRLKHREQLERIIIEKFREKPRDDWIEILLKAGVPCGAVNTIQEVIEHPQTKHRKTVVEVDYPELGKIKLFNNPVKFSGFEVEVRRPPKLGEHTEEILKSIGLSEEEIADLRA is encoded by the coding sequence TTGGCCTTCCAGCCCTTCAACAACCTGCTCATTCTCGAACTGGGGCAGGCTGTAGCAGGGCCCTACATCGGAACTCTGCTGGCTGATCTGGGGGCTGAGGTAATTCACATTGAAAGGCCGGGAGTTGGGGATCTGGCTAGGCACTGGATCCCCATAAGGGCTGACCTGAGCTTTTACTTTGGTGTTGTCAACAGAAACAAAAAGTCAATGACGCTCGATTTGAAACAGGAGAAGGGCAGGGAGATTTTTTTCAGGCTTGCAGAGAAGGCTGATGTCATAATCGAGAACTTTGTTCCGGGAGTTGTGAAGAAGCTCGGTGTTGACTATGAGGCTGTAAAAAAAGTAAAGCCGGACATCATCTATTGCCACGTTTCGGGCTTTGGGCAGGACGGGCCTTACAGAGACCGCCCGGCCTTTGACCAGCTCATTCAGGGCGAGGCGGGGATAATCAGCTACACAGGAACAAGAGAAACGCCGTGCAAGATTAACGTTCCCATCACTGATTTGCTGGCTTCAATGTACGGTGCCTATGCTGTTCTCGCAGCACTGCTGAGAAGAGAAAAGACGGGGGAGGGAATGGAGATTGACATCTCCCTGTTTGATTGTGCCGTCACAATGATGCTCAATCTGATGAACATGGCCATTGTCGAGGGAATGAAGGATGAAGAGCTTAGAATGGGGACAAAGTACTTCCTCGCCACACCCTACGAGCCTTATCCGGCTGGAGACGGAAAGCTGGTCAACGTTGTTGTTGCAACCGAGTGGCACTGGAAGGAGTTCTGCAAGGCTGTGGGGCTGGAGGAGCTGCTTGACGACCCAAGGTTTGCAACAAACCAGCAGAGGCTGAAGCACAGGGAGCAGCTTGAGAGAATCATCATAGAGAAGTTCAGGGAGAAGCCGAGGGACGACTGGATAGAGATACTGCTCAAAGCTGGAGTGCCATGCGGGGCTGTGAACACAATACAGGAAGTTATAGAGCACCCGCAGACAAAGCACCGCAAAACTGTGGTTGAGGTGGATTACCCTGAACTTGGAAAAATCAAGCTCTTCAACAACCCTGTGAAGTTCTCAGGCTTTGAGGTTGAGGTGAGAAGGCCGCCAAAGCTTGGGGAGCACACTGAAGAGATTTTGAAGTCTATTGGGCTTTCAGAGGAGGAAATAGCAGATTTGAGGGCTTAA
- a CDS encoding acyl-CoA dehydrogenase — MFRGVDFYNVDELLSDEDRLVRQSVREFLEKEVVPLVADAWHEEKPLNFHELGKKFGELGMLGTFLPEEYGCPGMTYTTFGVVCQEVERVDSALRSFVAVTSGLVMYPIWRYGSEEQKGEYLPKLARGEIIGAFGLTEPNHGSDPGSMEATARRDGDEWVLNGTKTWISEADVADIAVVWARDVEDGKIKGFIVERGTKGFQQTAITKKASMRAGSVGELGLVNCRVPEENRLPEARGLGAPLSCLNQARFGISWGAIGAAMDCYETALNYTKERKQFGAPLASYQLVQEKLVNMLIEITKGQLLAWRLAKLMDEGKATTEQISMAKKNNVRVARYCARTARELLGANGISLDYSPIRHMANIESVYTYEGTDDIHTLILGRAITGYQAFRRELR, encoded by the coding sequence ATGTTCAGAGGAGTGGACTTTTACAATGTTGACGAGCTTTTGAGCGACGAGGACAGGCTTGTAAGGCAGTCGGTGAGAGAGTTTCTGGAGAAGGAGGTTGTGCCGCTTGTTGCCGATGCCTGGCACGAGGAGAAGCCGTTAAACTTCCATGAGCTGGGGAAGAAGTTTGGGGAGCTTGGAATGCTCGGCACCTTCCTGCCAGAGGAGTATGGATGCCCCGGAATGACCTACACAACTTTTGGTGTAGTCTGTCAGGAGGTCGAGAGGGTTGACAGCGCTCTGAGAAGCTTTGTTGCCGTCACATCTGGCTTGGTAATGTATCCCATCTGGAGATACGGCAGTGAGGAGCAGAAGGGGGAATACCTGCCAAAACTTGCAAGGGGAGAAATTATCGGGGCTTTCGGCCTTACAGAGCCGAATCACGGCAGCGACCCGGGCAGCATGGAGGCAACTGCAAGGAGAGATGGGGATGAGTGGGTGCTGAATGGCACCAAGACCTGGATCAGCGAGGCTGATGTGGCTGACATAGCTGTTGTCTGGGCGAGGGATGTTGAAGATGGAAAGATAAAGGGCTTTATTGTAGAGAGAGGCACGAAGGGATTCCAGCAGACGGCAATAACAAAGAAAGCCTCGATGAGGGCTGGAAGTGTGGGCGAGCTTGGCCTTGTCAACTGCAGAGTGCCCGAGGAGAACAGGTTGCCTGAGGCAAGAGGGCTGGGGGCACCGCTCAGCTGCCTGAATCAGGCGAGGTTTGGAATCTCATGGGGGGCGATAGGAGCAGCAATGGACTGCTACGAGACTGCGTTAAACTACACGAAGGAGAGGAAGCAGTTTGGAGCTCCTTTAGCATCTTACCAGCTTGTGCAGGAGAAGCTGGTTAACATGCTCATTGAGATAACCAAGGGGCAGCTTCTCGCGTGGAGGCTGGCAAAGCTGATGGATGAGGGGAAGGCTACAACCGAGCAGATTTCAATGGCCAAGAAGAACAATGTTAGAGTGGCTCGCTACTGTGCAAGAACTGCGAGAGAATTGCTTGGGGCCAATGGCATAAGCCTTGACTACTCGCCGATAAGGCACATGGCCAACATTGAGTCCGTCTATACTTACGAGGGCACGGATGACATCCACACGCTGATTTTGGGCAGGGCTATAACAGGATATCAGGCCTTCAGAAGGGAGCTAAGGTGA
- the radA gene encoding DNA repair and recombination protein RadA encodes MSEESNEETKIIELEDIPGVGPETARKLREAGYSTIEAVAVASPSELANVGGITEGNAVKIIQAARKLANIGGFESGDKVLERRRSVKKITTGSKDLDELLGGGVETQAITEFFGEFGSGKTQICHQLAVNVQLPEDEGGLEGSVIIIDTENTFRPERIIQMAEAKGLDGNEVLKNIYVAQAYNSNHQMLLVDNAKELAEKLKKEGRPVRLIIVDSLMSHFRAEYVGRGTLADRQQKLNRHLHDLMKFGELYNAAIVVTNQVMARPDVLFGDPTKPVGGHIVAHTATFRIYLKKGKDDLRIARLIDSPHLPEGEAIFRVTERGIEDAEEKDKKKRKK; translated from the coding sequence ATGAGTGAAGAGAGCAACGAAGAGACGAAGATTATTGAGCTTGAGGATATTCCCGGAGTCGGTCCTGAGACGGCAAGAAAGCTTAGAGAGGCTGGATATTCAACAATTGAGGCTGTTGCCGTAGCATCACCCTCAGAACTCGCCAATGTGGGTGGAATCACTGAAGGTAACGCGGTAAAGATAATTCAGGCGGCGAGGAAATTGGCCAACATAGGTGGTTTTGAGAGCGGAGATAAGGTTTTGGAGAGAAGAAGGTCTGTTAAGAAAATAACTACTGGGAGCAAAGACCTCGACGAGTTGCTTGGTGGTGGAGTTGAGACCCAAGCCATAACCGAGTTTTTTGGAGAGTTTGGTAGTGGTAAGACTCAAATCTGCCATCAGCTCGCTGTAAACGTTCAGCTTCCTGAGGATGAGGGAGGGCTTGAAGGCTCGGTGATTATCATCGACACAGAGAACACATTCAGGCCTGAGAGGATAATCCAGATGGCTGAGGCGAAGGGGCTTGATGGCAATGAGGTTCTGAAGAACATCTACGTTGCTCAGGCTTACAACTCCAACCACCAGATGCTTCTTGTTGATAACGCGAAGGAGCTGGCTGAGAAACTGAAAAAGGAGGGGAGGCCAGTAAGGCTAATAATCGTCGATTCTCTCATGTCACACTTCAGGGCGGAGTATGTCGGCAGGGGAACGCTGGCAGACAGACAGCAGAAGCTCAACAGACACCTCCACGACCTGATGAAATTCGGTGAGCTATACAACGCTGCAATTGTTGTGACGAATCAGGTTATGGCGAGGCCTGACGTGCTTTTCGGCGACCCGACGAAGCCTGTGGGGGGACACATCGTAGCCCACACGGCAACTTTCAGAATTTACCTCAAGAAGGGCAAGGATGACCTTAGAATTGCCAGGCTGATCGACTCTCCACATTTGCCTGAAGGGGAGGCGATTTTCAGGGTGACTGAGAGAGGAATAGAGGATGCTGAAGAGAAAGACAAAAAGAAAAGGAAAAAATAA
- a CDS encoding HD domain-containing protein, producing MSSHDEGHVERVIKLARYIAEREGARLDVVLKAAELHDIARGYPNHARKSAEIARELLKDHDAEFVEAVCHAIEAHSFSGKMKPKTLEAKILSDADKLDAIGAIGVARAFLYSGEKGRSIEETLKHFEEKLLKLRDLLYTETARKIAEERHRFLEIFYRQIKKELDEFEAEQDAEDYVGNGQHYK from the coding sequence GTGTCATCGCACGATGAGGGACACGTGGAGAGGGTTATCAAGCTGGCCCGTTACATAGCGGAAAGGGAAGGAGCGAGACTTGACGTTGTTTTAAAGGCAGCAGAGCTGCACGACATTGCCAGAGGCTATCCCAACCACGCCAGAAAGTCCGCAGAAATCGCAAGAGAGCTTCTCAAAGACCATGACGCGGAATTTGTTGAGGCTGTCTGCCACGCCATCGAGGCCCACTCCTTCTCAGGAAAGATGAAACCGAAAACGCTGGAAGCAAAAATTCTCAGTGATGCCGACAAGCTGGATGCAATTGGTGCTATAGGTGTGGCGAGAGCCTTCCTCTACAGCGGCGAAAAGGGAAGGAGCATTGAGGAAACCTTGAAGCACTTTGAGGAGAAGCTTCTGAAGCTGAGGGACTTGCTTTACACTGAAACTGCAAGAAAAATCGCAGAAGAAAGGCACAGGTTTCTCGAAATCTTCTACCGGCAAATAAAAAAGGAGTTAGATGAGTTTGAAGCCGAACAGGACGCTGAAGACTATGTAGGCAATGGTCAGCATTATAAGTGA